The Candidatus Eisenbacteria bacterium genomic interval TTTCACTCTGGCGGAGGCGAAGCGTTCCCACACGGGCGACCGCGCCCAGGAGGGCGCCGAGCGGACAGAGCACCCTGCACCAGAAGCGCCTGCGCACCCAAGAGAGCGCGAGAAGCAAGAGGAGGATGGAGGCCATGAGCGCGCTCTGCTCATAGCTGGGCGCGCGCGGGGCGAGCGTGTTGTCGCGAAGCCAGCGATAGGCCGGCTCGCTCAACGTCCCGAGCGGGCCGGATGCGAGGAGCGCCGCTCCTCCGCGGAGGATCCTCTCCAGGGGAGGGGCGAAGCCGACGGTCAGCGATCGGATGAGCAGGCAGAGGGGGTCGAGAAGGCCGGTCCACAGGCTGCCGGCGAGCGAGCCGGCGACCACCGCACCCAACACGAGATACTTCCATCGCTGTGACGGGCGCCACGAATCGCTCGTCCTCTCCTCGCGCCTAGGCCGCGCGATCCTCGCCGTGATCTGGCTCAGCGTCCCCAGGGGGCACACCCATCCGCAGAAGAAGCGCCCGAGCAGGAAGCTCAGCAGGATCGTGATCCCCGAGAGGGCCAGGAGGCCATGCAGCGCCCCCGTGCGCAGCCACGTCGTGAGTCCGACGAGCGGATCGATCTCGAGGAAGATCCGCACCGGAGATCCCAGGGAGTCCTCTCCCGTGCCGAGCGTCCGTATGAGGAGATAGAGGAAGAGCAGGAGGAAGCCGAGCTGGACCGGGATCCTGATCTTCCGCAGCATCTCAGCTACCGGGAACCTCGATCTGCCGCTCTTCCGCCTGATCCCAGCGCGATCGACCCAGGCCGCGAGACTCCGCCATCGAGATGCAGGCCGGCTGGATCGCGCCGGGTCCGTGGAGTCGCACGGCCCGGGCTTCGGCCGCGACGGGATCGGCGCTCGCGATCACCGTGTCGAGCCGGCGGACATCGGCGAGGCTGCCCCCCTGAGGGCCGCCTCGCGTGAGGATCCGCACTCCGTCGATCACCGTCAGGGAGGGGCGGAAGAAGGCGCCGAGATCGACGACCGAGGCGTCGAGGTTCTGGTGGAGCCGGTTGCGATTGCCCGCGATCGCGCCCATCCAGTTCTTCATGCCGAGGGTCAGGTTGGCGAGCCCATGGTGTTTCGCGATGGGAACATTGATCCGCACGTCGGCCTCGACGAAGGAGGGATGGACCGCCCACTCCTTCAGGACCTCGCCGCCGAGCGCCATCTTCTTGGCGCGATTCTCCTCGAAGAACTCGACCGTTCCGCCCGCGGCGCGGACCGCCTCTGCGATTCCCGAGCGCAGATAGCAGCGGCGGGCGTCGTTGCACGTGTTGTCGAGGACGAGCACGGACTTCGCCTCCGC includes:
- a CDS encoding DUF362 domain-containing protein, with translation MRLTLGAAAAGLATPLARMGETAWAEAPSSPLLAVAHGPSPAAITRAAIDAVGGIARFVSRGARVVVKPNIGWDRTPEQAANTNPEVVATVVRMCLEAEAKSVLVLDNTCNDARRCYLRSGIAEAVRAAGGTVEFFEENRAKKMALGGEVLKEWAVHPSFVEADVRINVPIAKHHGLANLTLGMKNWMGAIAGNRNRLHQNLDASVVDLGAFFRPSLTVIDGVRILTRGGPQGGSLADVRRLDTVIASADPVAAEARAVRLHGPGAIQPACISMAESRGLGRSRWDQAEERQIEVPGS